ACTGTGAAACCATATTCCGCATTGGAACTAGCGGGTCGTGACACTTACCAAAGAGAAGGTTGTATCGGATGCCATACACAAATGGTACGCCCTTTCAAATGGGAAGTAGATCGTTTTGATCCAACTAAGGCTTACGGACGAACTGGATATTCAAAAGGTGGAGAGTATGTTTATGACCATCCATTCCTTTGGGGATCCAAAAGAACTGGTCCAGACTTAGCACATGAATCTCAAATGCTTCGTTCTGATGAGTGGCATAAAAACCATTTGATCAACCCAAGAACAGTGGGTGGTGTACCTAACTCGATTATGCCAGCTTACCCTTGGTTATTCGAAGAATCTCATAAAGTGGATGTAGAACAAGTTGTTGCTAACATGAAAGCTTTAAAGTCCATCGGTGTGCCTTATACAGAAGAAGATTTTGCCAATGCACCTTCTCTTCTTAAAGACAAAACCGAAGGTCAAGCACTTGTTGCTTACCTACAAAAACTTGGAAGAGATTCAGCTGAGTTACAAAAAGGTATGAAATAAGATCATGAACGATGCAGATATTCTACTCGTTTATAAAAGTCTGAGATTGCCGATCCTTGTGATCGCAATCTCTTACATCACCTACTACGTTTATAAAAAACGTACAAAAGACGAAATGGAGAAACCCAAGTATAGAATGCTTGAGGAGGATTAATACGAATGAAAGAACCAAAAGAAGTAGACGGAATCTTCCAAGCCGACAACCCCATGCCCACTTGGTGGAAATTGGTCTGGTTGATCAGTATCATCGTTTCCATCGGTTACGTTGTATACTTTCACTGGTATTCTGAATGGCCACAAGAGGTTGCCTTTGAAAAAGAAGTTGCAGAACACGAAGCGCAATTTCCAGCAAAACAAGCCGTTGTTGCAAATACAGAAGATGGCTCAAACCCTTATCGTGATGATGCAGTGGCGATTAAAGAAGGCGAAGGAACATACAAACAAATTTGTTCTGCTTGCCACGGCCCAACTGCAGAAGGTGCTGTAGGACCAAGTCTTGTGGACAAGGATTGGATTCATGGAAACACTGATAAAGAAGTGTTTAACAACATCATGAAAGGAATTGGACCTGAAAGACAAAAACTCAACCGAGGTGGAATGCCAGCTTGGGAAGGTTTAGGTGCGGAGAAAGTTTATGCTGTTATGGCATGGCTTGCAACTAAAAACAGTAGTTTGGTAAAGGCAAAGTAAAATGATCATTTCAAGACCACAAACAGGGAAGGTAAGAACACGAAGAAACTTCGTAATGAGTTTTCTCGTAGGTTTATTTTTAATCGCTCCTTGGGTGGTGTTACCAGAAGGTAGCCCCCTCATTCGGTTGGATATCCCACATAGGGTATTTCACTTGTTCGGTGGTCTTTTTATCCCACAAGAAGGACTGATCTTATGGTTTTTCCTTCTTACGATGGGACTTTCACTTTTCTTTTTCACCTCCGTCATTGGCCGTGTTTGGTGCGGATGGGGGTGTCCTCAAACCATTTATACCGATCTTTTCGATCGAATTGGTCGGTTTGTACTAGATTCTAAATATGGAAAAAAAGATGCCTCCATCGTAGGCAAATACACAGTTTATTTTCTTTGGATTGTTGTCTCTTTTATCGCATCTTTTCATTGGATTGCTTACTTTGTTAGTCCTTACGAAATGTTGGCGGACTATGTAAATCTCTCTTTCGTAAATCAATCATACTTTTATTTTACATTATTTTTTACGGCAGCAATGTTTATTGATATCGGATTTATCCGGGAACAATTCTGCAGATATGCCTGTCCTTATGCAAGGTTCCAAACTCTCCTTATGGATGAACATTCTTGGAACGTCACTTATGATTTCAAACGAGGAGAACCTCGTAGAGACGGAAAAACCAAAATTGGGGATTGTATCGCCTGCAATATGTGCGTGGTGGTCTGCCCGACTGGGATCGATATCCGCGATGGATTACAAGTGGGATGTGTGGCCTGCGGAAAATGTGTGGATGCCTGCACTTCCATCATGGCCAAAGAAAACAAAAAAACTTTAATTGGATACTTCTCTCTCAAACAAATTGAAACAGGCGCAAAAATCAAATGGATCAGACCAAGGACTGTGATTTATGCCATCTTACTCACAGTTGTGATCACAGGTGCCATCATCCAACTTATAACGAGAACTCCTATGTCGATGATTGCTGCATCAAATAAATCGATGCCACCCATCTTAATTCCGGACAATAAAATTAGAGCCTTCGTCGCTCTACGCATTCAAAATATTGCACCGATTGAAAAAGAATTCCAACTTTCGGCTTCTGATACAAGACATGGAAAAGAAATCCTAATTCGTTCTGGCGAAGAAAACAACAAGTTCAAATTAGGATCAGGCGAAATCAAAAGTATTTCTGTGGTATTAGAGACACAGTCCCTCACAGAACAAGAATTAAATGAAGGTTACTTACCAGGATCCATTGTATTAGAAAATGCAGAAGATCCAGAGGAACGATTGGAGAAAAAACTCTCCTTAACATTACCAAGGAGGTAATGATGTTTAAAGAATTACACCCCAGCTTAAGAAATGCCATGTATGTGGTTCTGTTTAGTTTTACAGCACTTGTGGCGGCTACATTTTATACCATTCGTTTGACCTACAAAAACTTTGAACCTGTAATGGACAAAAACTATTACGAAATAGGTTTGAACTACGAAAAAGCCATCGAAAACCAAAAGGAACTTTTGAAAGAAGGTTATCTGATCAAAACCAATTGGGACAACCAAGTCCTACTCCCAACGGGAGAATCAGAAATTTTGGTCCAACTAGAAAAAGATGGAGTATTAACGAACGTTAGTGCAAAATCGATGACAGTATATTTGGAAAGAAATGCCACTACCAAAAATACAGCACATTTTAATTTAAAACCAACTAACAATGGATTTGTTGGAAAAATCCCACTCCTAGAAAAGGGCACTTGGAATTTAAGACTGGTTGCTGATATAAATGGAAAGGCTTTTGAACGAGAAGGAAAAATATCTGTTAAATGAACGAAACTGTTTCCGATCTAACAAAAACAGAATGTGACCACTGCGGTAATCAGATCCGGTTGGTAAGGATCGAAGCAAAAGTTGGAAATGCTACAAAGGTTTTTTGTTGTGAAGGATGTGAGACAGTTTATTCCATCATTAACTCACTCGGTGGAAGTTATTACTACAATTTAAAAGGAAATACAAAACTCGATCCAGTTAGGATCGAGGACTCTGATGCAGATGTAGAAAACGAACTTGTTTATGAAAAATTTGTTCGTAAGTCAGGAGAATTTTCCGAAGTTTCTGTACAAATTACCAATATCCATTGTTCTGCTTGTGTATGGATCAACGAAAAAGTTTTAAACGAAGAAGAAGGAATCCTTTCCGCTCAAATTAACTTTGCCTCTGGTCGTGCTCGGATTCGGTTTGACCGATCCAAAATCAAAATCTCTCGCATTTTATCTCTGATTCGTGCCATCGGTTATAAACCCGTACTGTTTTCGCCAACAGAAGGCACCTTGGAAAAAACAAAACAATTAAAGACCCTACTCTTACGCATTGGAGTGGCAGGATTTTGTTTTGGAAACATCATGATCCTAAGTGTGGCTTTATATTCCGGTTACTTCACTGGAATTGATTTGGACATCAAACGTCTCTTCCATTATGCATCCTGGGTTTTTGCGACACCAGCTTATTTATATTCCGGTTATCCTTTTATGTCCGGATTTTTAACAAGCATCAGGCGACGAACCTTATCTATGGATTTCCTATTATTTTTAGGAATATCAATGGCCTACTTCTATTCGGTATATGTAACACTGACTGATATTGGTGAAGTATATTTTGATTCTGTCGCAATGATTTACTTCTTTATTTTAATTGGGAAGTACTTCGAAGAAAAAGCAAGAGTGTTTGCTTCCGACAAATTGGAGTCCATTCTTTGTAAACTTCCCGAAACATCGGTGAGAGTTACAGAGTCAGGAGAAGAAACCATCCCG
This portion of the Leptospira montravelensis genome encodes:
- the ccoO gene encoding cytochrome-c oxidase, cbb3-type subunit II, whose protein sequence is MFGFNKFLDWFSEIADHWDTKGVKFTLYTTIAVVIGGLFELIPPFFLTKTVTPISTVKPYSALELAGRDTYQREGCIGCHTQMVRPFKWEVDRFDPTKAYGRTGYSKGGEYVYDHPFLWGSKRTGPDLAHESQMLRSDEWHKNHLINPRTVGGVPNSIMPAYPWLFEESHKVDVEQVVANMKALKSIGVPYTEEDFANAPSLLKDKTEGQALVAYLQKLGRDSAELQKGMK
- a CDS encoding c-type cytochrome, whose translation is MKEPKEVDGIFQADNPMPTWWKLVWLISIIVSIGYVVYFHWYSEWPQEVAFEKEVAEHEAQFPAKQAVVANTEDGSNPYRDDAVAIKEGEGTYKQICSACHGPTAEGAVGPSLVDKDWIHGNTDKEVFNNIMKGIGPERQKLNRGGMPAWEGLGAEKVYAVMAWLATKNSSLVKAK
- the ccoG gene encoding cytochrome c oxidase accessory protein CcoG, translating into MIISRPQTGKVRTRRNFVMSFLVGLFLIAPWVVLPEGSPLIRLDIPHRVFHLFGGLFIPQEGLILWFFLLTMGLSLFFFTSVIGRVWCGWGCPQTIYTDLFDRIGRFVLDSKYGKKDASIVGKYTVYFLWIVVSFIASFHWIAYFVSPYEMLADYVNLSFVNQSYFYFTLFFTAAMFIDIGFIREQFCRYACPYARFQTLLMDEHSWNVTYDFKRGEPRRDGKTKIGDCIACNMCVVVCPTGIDIRDGLQVGCVACGKCVDACTSIMAKENKKTLIGYFSLKQIETGAKIKWIRPRTVIYAILLTVVITGAIIQLITRTPMSMIAASNKSMPPILIPDNKIRAFVALRIQNIAPIEKEFQLSASDTRHGKEILIRSGEENNKFKLGSGEIKSISVVLETQSLTEQELNEGYLPGSIVLENAEDPEERLEKKLSLTLPRR
- a CDS encoding FixH family protein, translating into MMFKELHPSLRNAMYVVLFSFTALVAATFYTIRLTYKNFEPVMDKNYYEIGLNYEKAIENQKELLKEGYLIKTNWDNQVLLPTGESEILVQLEKDGVLTNVSAKSMTVYLERNATTKNTAHFNLKPTNNGFVGKIPLLEKGTWNLRLVADINGKAFEREGKISVK